A window from Pseudomonas campi encodes these proteins:
- a CDS encoding F0F1 ATP synthase subunit I → MDARTQNRLPFHRLPVFPVLLAQLAVLLLAAATLYGWRGPVSGYSGLCGGLIAWLPNLYFAHKAFRFSGARAAQNIVRSFYAGEAGKLILTAALFTLAFAGVKPLEALALFGVFLLTQMVNWFAPLLMSTRLSRP, encoded by the coding sequence ATGGATGCCCGCACGCAGAACCGCCTGCCCTTCCATCGTTTGCCGGTTTTTCCGGTGCTGCTGGCTCAATTGGCCGTGTTGCTGCTGGCTGCTGCTACCCTGTACGGCTGGCGCGGCCCGGTGAGCGGTTACTCGGGACTCTGTGGGGGGCTGATTGCCTGGCTGCCCAACCTGTATTTCGCCCACAAGGCGTTCCGTTTCAGCGGGGCGCGGGCTGCTCAGAACATCGTCCGGTCTTTTTATGCCGGCGAGGCGGGCAAACTGATTCTGACGGCAGCGTTATTCACGCTGGCGTTTGCAGGGGTGAAACCTCTGGAAGCACTGGCGCTGTTCGGTGTCTTCCTGCTGACCCAGATGGTCAACTGGTTTGCACCGCTGCTGATGAGTACAAGACTTTCGAGACCTTAG
- a CDS encoding ParB/RepB/Spo0J family partition protein, with the protein MAIKKRGLGRGLDALLGGTSAAALENEAVQADTRELQHLPLDLVQRGKYQPRRDMDPGALEELANSIRAQGVMQPIVVRPIGGGRFEIIAGERRWRASQQAGLEKIPAMVREVTDEAAIAMALIENIQREDLNPIEEAVALQRLQQEFELTQQQVADAVGKSRATITNLLRLIALPEEIKTLLSHGDLEMGHARALLGLPAEQQVEGARHVVARGLTVRQTEALVRQWLNSKEKPVAVVKSDPDISRLEQRLAEKLGAPVQIKHGQKGKGQLVIRYSSLDELQGVLAHIR; encoded by the coding sequence ATGGCCATCAAGAAACGTGGACTCGGCCGCGGGCTAGATGCCCTGCTCGGCGGCACCTCCGCCGCTGCCCTGGAAAACGAAGCCGTACAGGCTGACACGCGCGAACTGCAGCACCTGCCGCTGGACCTGGTGCAGCGTGGCAAGTACCAGCCGCGCCGCGACATGGACCCGGGCGCGCTCGAAGAGCTGGCCAACTCGATCAGGGCCCAAGGCGTGATGCAGCCGATCGTGGTGCGCCCCATTGGTGGCGGCCGCTTCGAGATCATCGCCGGTGAACGCCGCTGGCGTGCCAGCCAGCAGGCCGGTCTGGAGAAGATCCCGGCCATGGTCCGTGAAGTAACGGACGAAGCCGCCATCGCCATGGCGCTGATCGAGAACATCCAGCGCGAAGACCTCAACCCGATCGAGGAAGCCGTGGCCCTGCAGCGCCTGCAGCAGGAATTCGAACTGACTCAGCAGCAGGTCGCCGATGCGGTGGGCAAGTCGCGTGCGACCATCACCAACCTGCTGCGCCTGATCGCCTTGCCGGAAGAGATCAAGACCCTGCTGTCCCACGGCGACCTGGAAATGGGTCATGCCCGTGCCCTGCTCGGTTTGCCCGCGGAACAGCAGGTCGAAGGTGCGCGACACGTTGTCGCACGCGGCCTGACGGTGCGGCAGACCGAGGCCCTGGTGCGCCAGTGGTTGAACAGCAAGGAAAAACCGGTCGCGGTGGTCAAGTCCGATCCGGACATCAGCCGTCTGGAACAGCGCCTGGCCGAGAAGCTAGGGGCTCCGGTGCAGATCAAGCATGGTCAGAAGGGCAAGGGCCAACTGGTCATCCGCTACAGCTCGCTGGACGAGTTGCAGGGCGTTTTGGCGCACATTCGCTGA
- the rsmG gene encoding 16S rRNA (guanine(527)-N(7))-methyltransferase RsmG → MSAVTPRHAEELAQGAQTLGVAVSAEQQAQLLAYLALLIKWNKAYNLTAVRNPDEMVSRHLLDSLSVVSFVAAHGDNWLDVGSGGGMPGIPLAILFPERRFTLLDSNGKKTRFLTQVKLELKLANLEVIHSRVEEFQPEVPFSGICSRAFSSLQDFSDWTRHLGNGDSHWLAMKGVHPDDELQALPADFRLQSTHVLKVPGCQGQRHLLILRRLV, encoded by the coding sequence TGCCGAAGAACTCGCGCAAGGCGCGCAGACGCTGGGCGTCGCCGTATCCGCCGAGCAGCAGGCGCAGTTGCTGGCCTACCTGGCGCTGCTGATCAAGTGGAACAAGGCCTACAACCTGACCGCCGTGCGCAACCCGGACGAAATGGTCTCGCGTCATCTGCTCGACAGCCTGAGCGTGGTGTCCTTCGTCGCCGCGCATGGCGACAACTGGCTGGACGTCGGCAGTGGCGGCGGCATGCCGGGTATTCCCCTGGCCATCCTGTTCCCCGAGCGGCGCTTCACCCTGCTCGACTCCAACGGCAAGAAGACCCGCTTCCTCACTCAGGTGAAGCTGGAGCTGAAACTGGCCAACCTGGAGGTTATCCACAGCCGGGTCGAAGAGTTCCAGCCAGAGGTGCCCTTCAGCGGTATCTGCTCGCGCGCCTTCAGCTCACTGCAGGACTTCTCCGACTGGACCCGCCACCTGGGTAACGGCGATAGCCATTGGCTGGCGATGAAAGGCGTGCACCCGGACGACGAGCTGCAGGCCCTGCCAGCGGACTTTCGCCTGCAAAGCACGCACGTGCTCAAGGTTCCCGGTTGCCAAGGCCAGCGCCATCTGTTGATACTGCGTCGCTTGGTCTAG
- a CDS encoding ParA family protein, with protein sequence MAKVFAIANQKGGVGKTTTCINLAASLVATKRRVLLIDLDPQGNATMGSGVDKQTLEHSIYDVLIGESTVGEAMQFSEHGGYQLLPANRDLTAAEVVLLEMKMKESRLRYALAPIRENYDYILIDCPPALSMLTVNALVAADGVIIPMQCEYYALEGLSDLVNSIQRIAELLNPSLKIEGLLRTMYDPRISLTNDVTAQLKEHFGDKLYDVVIPRNVRLAEAPSFGMPALVYDKQSRGAIAYLALAGELVRRQRSSAKTATA encoded by the coding sequence ATGGCTAAAGTATTCGCGATCGCCAACCAGAAAGGCGGGGTCGGCAAGACCACTACCTGCATCAATCTGGCGGCATCCCTGGTCGCTACCAAGCGCCGTGTGCTGCTGATCGACCTCGACCCGCAGGGCAACGCCACCATGGGCAGCGGCGTCGACAAACAGACCCTGGAACACTCGATCTACGATGTACTGATCGGCGAAAGCACGGTCGGCGAAGCCATGCAGTTCTCCGAGCATGGCGGCTACCAGCTGCTGCCGGCCAACCGCGACCTGACCGCCGCCGAAGTCGTCCTGCTGGAAATGAAGATGAAGGAGAGCCGCCTGCGCTATGCGCTGGCGCCGATCCGCGAGAACTACGACTACATCCTCATCGACTGTCCGCCGGCGCTGTCCATGCTCACGGTCAACGCCCTGGTCGCCGCCGACGGGGTGATCATCCCCATGCAGTGCGAGTACTACGCCCTGGAAGGCCTGAGTGACCTGGTCAACAGCATCCAGCGCATCGCCGAGCTGCTCAACCCGAGCCTGAAGATCGAAGGCCTGCTGCGCACCATGTATGACCCGCGCATCAGCCTGACCAACGACGTCACCGCGCAGCTCAAGGAGCATTTCGGCGACAAGCTCTACGACGTGGTCATCCCGCGTAACGTACGCCTGGCCGAGGCGCCCAGCTTCGGCATGCCGGCGCTGGTCTACGACAAGCAATCCCGTGGTGCCATTGCCTACCTGGCATTGGCCGGCGAACTGGTGCGCCGTCAGCGCAGCAGCGCCAAAACTGCTACCGCCTAA